One Chitinophaga sp. H8 DNA window includes the following coding sequences:
- a CDS encoding GMC family oxidoreductase — protein MAFEIKKQGKFYDVCIVGSGAGGGMAAKTLSEAGLKVALLEAGPKYDPADPEQATQLKWPYESPRRGAGTVRAFGDFDAAYGGWQIDGEPYTRKNGTQFDWFRSRMLGGRTNHWGRISLRFGPRDFKHKSYDGLGDDWPISYDDVKPFYDRVDKMIGVYGTVEGMPNEPDGYFLPPPKPRLHELMIKKAAGKIGIPVVPARLSILTRPVNKDRSPCFYCSQCNRGCTVYGDFSSSSVLVKPAMKTGHVDLYVNAMAREVLTDNTGKATGVSYVDKSDMQEYVVNAKVIVLAASACESARLLLNSKSPNHPNGLANSSGVVGKYLHDSTGASRGGFMPQLMDRKRYNEDGTGGMHLYIPWWGDNKKLDFARGYHIEFWGGMGMPSYGFGFGMENQNGKYPTRDGSTKPAGGYGASLKDDYRRFYGAGIGFAGRGECIAREDNYCEIDPNVVDKFGIPVLRFNYTWSDHEIKQAKHMQDTFEELLHQVGAVPNGSKPGPESKYGLENPGRIIHEVGTTRMGDDRQRSVLNKYGQAHDVKNLFVVDGGSFVSQADKNPTWTILALSLRTSEYIVDELKKQNI, from the coding sequence ATCCTGCCGATCCTGAACAAGCTACCCAATTAAAATGGCCCTATGAATCGCCCCGCAGAGGTGCAGGTACGGTACGCGCTTTCGGCGACTTTGACGCTGCCTACGGCGGTTGGCAGATCGATGGGGAGCCCTACACCCGCAAAAACGGTACACAGTTCGACTGGTTCCGCTCCCGTATGCTGGGTGGACGTACCAACCACTGGGGACGTATTTCACTCCGCTTTGGTCCGCGCGACTTCAAACACAAAAGCTATGATGGCCTGGGCGATGACTGGCCTATCAGCTATGATGATGTAAAACCATTCTACGACAGGGTGGATAAAATGATCGGGGTATATGGTACAGTAGAAGGGATGCCCAATGAACCGGATGGTTATTTCCTCCCTCCTCCCAAACCACGCCTCCATGAGCTGATGATCAAAAAAGCCGCTGGCAAAATAGGTATTCCCGTGGTGCCCGCCCGGTTGTCTATCCTTACCCGCCCGGTAAATAAAGACCGCAGCCCATGTTTCTATTGCAGCCAATGTAATCGGGGCTGTACCGTGTATGGCGACTTCTCCTCGTCTTCTGTACTGGTGAAACCCGCGATGAAAACAGGCCATGTAGACCTGTACGTGAATGCAATGGCACGCGAGGTGCTGACAGACAACACCGGCAAGGCTACGGGCGTATCTTATGTAGATAAGTCCGATATGCAGGAATATGTGGTAAATGCCAAAGTAATCGTACTGGCCGCCAGCGCCTGCGAATCGGCCCGCCTGCTGCTCAACTCTAAATCTCCCAACCATCCTAACGGACTGGCCAACTCTTCCGGGGTGGTAGGTAAATACCTGCACGATTCTACCGGTGCTTCCCGGGGTGGTTTTATGCCACAGCTGATGGACCGCAAACGGTATAATGAAGATGGTACCGGTGGTATGCACCTCTATATTCCGTGGTGGGGCGATAACAAAAAACTGGACTTTGCCCGTGGTTATCATATCGAATTCTGGGGGGGTATGGGTATGCCTTCCTATGGCTTTGGCTTTGGGATGGAAAACCAGAACGGTAAATACCCTACCCGCGATGGCAGTACCAAACCAGCTGGTGGATACGGTGCTTCCCTGAAAGATGATTACCGCCGCTTTTACGGTGCTGGTATCGGTTTTGCCGGTCGTGGTGAATGTATTGCCCGCGAGGACAACTATTGCGAAATAGATCCTAACGTAGTAGACAAGTTCGGTATTCCCGTGCTTCGCTTTAACTACACCTGGAGCGATCATGAAATCAAGCAGGCCAAACACATGCAGGATACTTTTGAAGAACTGCTTCACCAGGTAGGCGCAGTACCTAACGGTAGCAAGCCTGGTCCTGAATCCAAATATGGTCTTGAAAATCCGGGCAGAATCATCCACGAGGTAGGTACTACCCGTATGGGCGATGACCGCCAGCGCTCTGTGCTCAATAAATACGGCCAGGCACATGATGTAAAAAACCTTTTTGTGGTAGATGGCGGTTCTTTTGTGTCCCAGGCAGATAAAAACCCTACCTGGACCATCCTGGCACTGTCACTCCGTACATCGGAATACATCGTGGACGAATTGAAGAAACAAAATATTTAA
- a CDS encoding gluconate 2-dehydrogenase subunit 3 family protein, giving the protein MDRRESLKALALGTLSVGTLLGAAGCDDKTATGDKKGAATAGGGVYGRTPEEKERDAKLNAEKFFTDQEMKTITVLADIIIPADDHSGSASDAKVADFIEFTVKDQPQYQHPMRGGLRWLDMQCLKRHNKVFTDCAKPQQLELVDMIAYPEKAAPDMSQGVTFFNMMRNLTATGFFTSKIGIKDLGYVGNTPNEWDGVPADVLKQYNLAYDEKTLAQCLKIEDRNKIMTWD; this is encoded by the coding sequence ATGGATAGAAGAGAATCCCTGAAAGCACTTGCACTGGGAACTTTATCTGTAGGCACCCTCCTCGGTGCTGCCGGCTGTGATGATAAAACAGCTACCGGTGATAAAAAAGGTGCTGCCACCGCAGGTGGTGGTGTATATGGCCGCACACCGGAAGAAAAAGAAAGAGATGCTAAACTCAATGCGGAAAAATTCTTCACCGACCAGGAAATGAAGACCATTACCGTATTGGCAGATATTATCATTCCGGCAGATGATCACTCCGGCAGTGCTTCTGATGCTAAAGTGGCCGACTTCATCGAATTTACCGTAAAAGATCAGCCGCAGTATCAACACCCGATGCGGGGTGGCCTCCGCTGGCTGGATATGCAATGCCTGAAACGCCACAACAAGGTGTTTACCGATTGCGCTAAACCTCAACAGCTGGAACTGGTAGACATGATCGCCTATCCGGAAAAAGCGGCGCCTGACATGAGCCAGGGCGTCACCTTTTTCAATATGATGCGCAACCTCACCGCTACCGGATTCTTTACCAGCAAAATAGGAATCAAAGACCTCGGTTATGTAGGCAACACCCCTAATGAATGGGATGGGGTGCCTGCTGATGTACTGAAACAGTACAACCTGGCATATGATGAAAAAACACTGGCGCAATGCCTCAAAATTGAGGACCGTAATAAAATCATGACCTGGGATTAA
- a CDS encoding peptide MFS transporter, which produces MPAMRKHPTALPFLFFSEMWERFGFYLILGIFQLYLTDTAKGGWGMDRRTAADIFGTFIAFVYLTPFLGGLIADRKLGYTRSVIIGGILMGIGYLGLAVHNLTVFYISLGLICIGNGFFKPNISTLLGNVYNDEPYRKNKDTGYNIFYMGINVGALICNFFAAFLRNTIGWGAAFTAAGVGMFLGVIIFIIGMKHYKHADVRKPQEAGDMPLNRIFSVVFMPALAVGIAAWFIPGNIFGSDSTDAFIFACIPILIFFGSLFVKASANDKKPVAALLAIFAVSIVFWAVFKQNGTALTTWAHYYTDREVPVAIEKPAEQLYLVEKVHNQPDSVVAYDHEFKIIKDEAGKPVKTWGLDPYFKNVAPEKMPPAGESINLANTELFQSVNPFFVITLTPLVVLFFGWLRKRNQEPTTPGKIAWGLAISALSTLMMVGAVYYCSNGQIKASPWWLIGCYGLVTLGELCLSPMGLSLVSKLSPPRITSLMMGGWFLATSIGNKLSGILATMWDNYEDKANYFLINFVLLGAAAVVIFLMLRWLNGIFRAYVK; this is translated from the coding sequence ATGCCTGCTATGCGCAAACATCCAACGGCTTTGCCGTTTCTTTTTTTCTCTGAAATGTGGGAGAGATTTGGCTTTTATCTCATCCTGGGCATCTTCCAGTTATACCTTACAGATACAGCCAAAGGCGGATGGGGCATGGATCGGCGAACAGCAGCTGACATTTTTGGTACTTTCATTGCTTTCGTTTATCTGACTCCTTTTTTGGGAGGACTGATCGCCGACCGTAAACTGGGGTATACCCGTTCTGTTATTATCGGAGGGATATTAATGGGCATAGGATACCTGGGACTGGCTGTGCACAACCTTACCGTTTTTTATATTTCCCTGGGGTTGATCTGCATCGGAAACGGCTTTTTTAAGCCCAATATTTCCACCTTACTGGGTAATGTATATAACGATGAGCCTTACAGGAAAAACAAAGATACCGGGTATAATATCTTTTATATGGGTATTAACGTGGGAGCATTGATCTGCAATTTCTTTGCGGCCTTTTTGAGAAATACCATTGGCTGGGGAGCTGCCTTTACAGCGGCTGGCGTGGGGATGTTCCTGGGCGTGATCATTTTTATTATCGGGATGAAACATTATAAACATGCCGATGTGCGCAAGCCACAGGAAGCCGGAGATATGCCGCTGAACCGTATTTTCTCTGTGGTATTTATGCCTGCGCTGGCAGTAGGTATTGCCGCCTGGTTTATTCCGGGCAATATCTTCGGATCAGATTCTACAGATGCCTTCATCTTTGCCTGCATCCCCATCCTGATTTTCTTCGGTTCTCTGTTTGTCAAAGCTTCTGCCAATGATAAGAAGCCGGTAGCCGCCTTGTTGGCTATTTTTGCGGTATCTATTGTATTCTGGGCCGTGTTTAAACAAAATGGTACCGCCCTGACTACCTGGGCGCATTATTATACTGACCGGGAAGTGCCTGTAGCGATAGAAAAGCCGGCCGAGCAACTTTATCTCGTAGAAAAGGTGCATAATCAGCCCGACTCTGTAGTAGCTTATGATCATGAGTTTAAGATCATCAAAGATGAAGCCGGTAAGCCGGTGAAAACATGGGGGCTGGATCCTTATTTCAAGAATGTGGCACCGGAAAAAATGCCTCCTGCCGGAGAAAGTATCAACCTGGCCAATACAGAATTGTTCCAGTCGGTCAACCCGTTTTTTGTCATTACCTTGACGCCTTTGGTCGTTCTCTTTTTTGGGTGGCTGCGGAAACGGAACCAGGAGCCTACTACTCCCGGAAAGATTGCCTGGGGCCTGGCCATTTCAGCCTTGTCTACCCTCATGATGGTGGGGGCGGTATATTATTGCAGTAACGGGCAGATCAAAGCATCCCCCTGGTGGCTGATTGGTTGTTACGGCCTGGTGACCCTGGGTGAGCTATGCCTGAGCCCAATGGGTTTGTCCCTGGTGTCTAAGCTCAGCCCGCCCCGCATTACCTCCCTCATGATGGGAGGGTGGTTCCTGGCTACTTCCATTGGTAATAAATTATCGGGTATACTGGCCACCATGTGGGATAACTATGAAGATAAAGCCAACTACTTCCTGATCAACTTTGTATTGCTGGGCGCAGCTGCGGTAGTAATATTCCTGATGCTGCGCTGGCTGAATGGTATTTTCCGGGCATATGTTAAGTAA
- a CDS encoding Gfo/Idh/MocA family protein yields MVQEKNNNDNHVSRRSFIKSGAVTAAGFMIVPRHVLGGKGFTAPSDRLRVAGIGVGGKGESDLSEIAKGPVDVPFLCDVDERRAVASRKRFPNAKFYKDFREMLEKEHKNLDAVTVSTPDHNHAIQAMAAMQLGKHVYVQKPLTHDIYEARMLTEASKRYKVVGQMGNQGSSGDGVRKLMEWYNAGLIGDVHTVYCWTDRPVWPQGIPWSANKAEIPKELDWDLWLGTAPYKDYVDKLVPFNWRGWWDYGTGALGDMGCHIIEPPFRVLGLKYPSSVECSVGSVYVDEFKRGYFPDSCPPSSHVILTFPGKNGKNVTVHWMDGGIQPQRPEELGPTETFGDGGNGALFIGTKGKMMCGTYGMNPTLLPTSRTQQIKVKETIARVPEGHYVQWVNAAIAGYGSDKAKNLSSPFEIAGPLTESLLMANLSIRSFDIRKPKADNKGFDYPGRYIKLLWDGPNMRVTNFDDANQFVKREYRQGWKLGV; encoded by the coding sequence ATGGTCCAGGAAAAAAACAATAATGACAACCACGTTTCAAGACGGTCATTTATTAAAAGCGGGGCAGTCACTGCTGCCGGCTTTATGATCGTTCCCCGTCACGTATTAGGTGGTAAAGGTTTTACTGCCCCCAGCGATCGCCTCAGAGTAGCCGGTATCGGTGTAGGCGGTAAAGGTGAAAGCGATCTTAGTGAAATTGCAAAAGGTCCGGTAGACGTACCTTTCCTGTGCGACGTAGATGAACGTCGCGCGGTTGCTTCCAGAAAACGTTTCCCTAACGCCAAATTCTATAAGGATTTCCGGGAAATGCTGGAAAAAGAACATAAAAATCTGGATGCGGTAACCGTATCTACACCAGATCATAACCACGCTATCCAGGCGATGGCTGCCATGCAACTGGGCAAACACGTATACGTGCAAAAACCCTTAACGCATGATATCTATGAGGCCCGTATGCTCACTGAAGCGTCTAAACGCTATAAAGTAGTAGGCCAAATGGGTAACCAGGGCTCTTCCGGTGATGGGGTGCGTAAGCTGATGGAATGGTATAATGCCGGCCTGATCGGTGATGTACACACCGTATATTGCTGGACAGACCGTCCCGTATGGCCACAAGGTATTCCCTGGTCTGCCAATAAAGCAGAAATACCAAAGGAACTGGATTGGGATCTCTGGTTAGGTACCGCTCCTTACAAGGATTATGTAGATAAACTGGTGCCCTTCAACTGGCGCGGCTGGTGGGACTACGGTACCGGTGCTTTAGGTGATATGGGTTGCCATATCATTGAGCCTCCTTTCCGTGTACTGGGTCTTAAATACCCCTCTTCTGTAGAATGCAGCGTGGGTAGCGTATATGTAGATGAGTTCAAGCGCGGGTATTTCCCGGACAGCTGCCCTCCGTCTTCCCACGTAATCCTGACCTTCCCCGGTAAAAATGGTAAAAATGTAACCGTACACTGGATGGATGGCGGTATTCAGCCACAACGTCCGGAAGAACTCGGGCCCACCGAAACTTTTGGTGATGGTGGTAATGGTGCCCTGTTTATCGGTACTAAAGGTAAAATGATGTGTGGTACCTATGGTATGAACCCCACCTTATTGCCTACCTCCCGTACACAACAGATCAAGGTGAAAGAAACCATTGCACGTGTACCGGAAGGACACTATGTACAATGGGTAAATGCCGCGATTGCAGGTTATGGCAGCGACAAGGCGAAGAACCTCAGTTCTCCGTTCGAAATTGCCGGCCCGCTTACAGAAAGCCTGCTGATGGCTAACCTGTCTATCCGCAGCTTTGATATCCGTAAACCAAAAGCGGATAACAAAGGTTTCGACTACCCTGGCCGTTACATTAAACTGCTGTGGGATGGTCCTAACATGAGGGTCACCAACTTTGATGATGCTAACCAGTTCGTAAAACGCGAATACCGCCAGGGCTGGAAATTAGGCGTATAA